The genomic DNA TCCGCGGCGTGGACTTCGCCGGGCTTGCCGGGGCGCTGGGCGCGTTCAATGAGGTGTTCCCTGCACCGGAGCTGCGCATGGCCCAACGGAGGGCGGACGACCTGGCCGCGCTGGAGCAAAGCAAGCTGGCCCGGCCGAACGGCGGCATCGCCCCGAGGTGGCTCCAGCAGGACGCCCGACGCCACCCAGCCATCAGGCAGTTGGACACAGCCATGGGCAACCTGGTTGCGGCTGGCGAAGGCTACGACCAGGAGAACATCGGCCCGGAAGCCGAGCTGGCCGAGCTCATCGACAAGAAGCGCGCCTCCCTGGCCGGCATCGAGGACGCATGGGCGGCGACGTGCGCCTCGCTCGAGGGCGGCGCCGGGCTCCGGCTTGGCATCGATGGCACGCGCGACACCCTGCACGGCCAGATGCGCAGCGCTATCCCGGCCGTGGAGGGCTACAAGCTGGCCGCGGTGGCCTGCTGGGTGGGCAGCCCGGAGCAAATGACGATCTTCAGGGAGGTATTCGGGGCATGAACAGCATCCTGCGGCTGGGCGACTACAACGTGCCGGGCTACAGCCTGAACGTCACAGGCAACATGGACATCCGTACCTCGGACGCCTCCGGCGAGACCAGCAGCACGGACGAGGTGGACAAGGGCACCAAGGGCAAGACCCTGACCGTGGCCCTGAACATCCTGTTTTCCCGAGAGGCGGACCTGCGCGGGCTGATCCGGGTGGCCGAGGCCAAGGACAATGGATCGCGCCGGATCTACACCATAGCCAACGCCACGGCCAACGCCGCCGGCATCAGGCAGGTGCGCTTTGCCGAGCGCGTGACCTGGCAGGAGCAGGAGGGGCTGCGGGCCTGGGCCGTGTCCTTCACCCTGCGCGAATATCTCTCGAATCCGGAACGGGTCGAGCTGCGGGAGGAGAAGACGGCAACCGTGGCCCAGACGAGCGACGGCACGGCCACGGAACCGGAACGCCCGGCCGAGACGGCGGCGCCGGTCGAGGAGGCAATAACAGGGCTGGAGCGCCTGCTGAAAAAAGTGGACGGCTGGCTGGCATGAAGCTGCGCAAGACGTTCTATGTCAACGACGAGCCCGTGAAGCTTGTCAGCGACGACACCCTACTGTCGCTCTATTCGCCGGGCCGCGCCGTGTATCAGGTGCAGAGCCCCCGGCCCCTGGCCGGGCATGTGCGCCTCGAGGTGGGCTACTCCACCCAGGACAAGGACCAGGTGTTTTTCATCGGCGTGATCCGCGAGAGCCACGTGGTGGACGGGCAGCAGCAGCGGCTGATGTGCAACGAGCTGACCTGTGTGCTCTACACGCACCTGCCCGCGGCCATCCGCCACCCGACCCTGGTGGACGTGGCGCAGTGGTACGCCGAGCAGACCGGGCTCCGGTTCGTCGTGCCGGATCGGCCCTATGCGACCCGGCGTGTCCCGGCCTTCTACACGCTCGGCAACGGGTATCACGGCATCAACTCCCTGGGGGCCGTCTTCGGCATCGAGCGCTACATCTGGCAGCAGCAGGGGGACGGCTCGGTCTATGTGGGCTCCTGGGACGACTCGCGCTGGGCCAGCAGGCCGGTGCACATCCCCGAGGAGCGGTTCTCCCAAGTCAACGCCACGGGGAGCAAGGCGTGCGCGGTCCTGCCCCAGCTGCGGCCCGGGGTCAACCTCAACGGCGAGTACCTAGCCAGCGTGCAGATGAAAGGGCTCGAAATGGTGACGACGTGCGAAAAGCAATTGAGAAAGTTATCCTGAAGATCTTCCCGGAGCTCTCCGGGGGGCTGCATCTCGACCGATACGCGCGCGTCCTGGCCGTGAGCGACGCGCCTGCGGCCGGGGGGCCATCGGAGCGGTTCCGCCCCCGGTATGCCGTGGATCTCGAGATCCTGACCCCTGACGGGGCGAGGGACGAGGCATTCCCGGTCTATGAGGCCGTGCCCCTGCCTGTGCCCGCCGGGTGCGGCCAGGAGGCCGGGCTCTATGCCTTCCCCGAGCCCGGCGCGCTGGTGGTCATCGGCTTTGCCTATGGCCGGGCCGATCATCCCCTGGT from Pseudodesulfovibrio aespoeensis Aspo-2 includes the following:
- a CDS encoding baseplate complex protein, giving the protein MNSILRLGDYNVPGYSLNVTGNMDIRTSDASGETSSTDEVDKGTKGKTLTVALNILFSREADLRGLIRVAEAKDNGSRRIYTIANATANAAGIRQVRFAERVTWQEQEGLRAWAVSFTLREYLSNPERVELREEKTATVAQTSDGTATEPERPAETAAPVEEAITGLERLLKKVDGWLA